GCGCATCGCACTTAAAGTTTCGAAAATACcgaattttcaaaacttcttaaaagtacgatttagtcgcaattttccaaagttttacttattattatatttattttgaatcatttaaaaGGATTTTCGTAATTAGGTAAATCAATAGTggttttaagaatttaaaataaataagtttttagtACAAATTTCATGCATTACGATTGTTTTTCACGCTCAGCTTTCCCCAGGATCAACGACGAGTGAAAAATCTGATCCCATTTTTgttattgctatttttttatttgtttttaattattttttttatttttttaatgatttatatattttttttttgattttttttagattttttaaaatttttgttgtttttttttttaattttctttttgtttttcgattttgttttatttgtctGTTGTATACTGGGACTTGTTCTCAAATTTAGGCAAACTGCAACGAGAATATAAAGTTGAGAGTATGTAACCATCCCTATTGTGATAACCACATACCTTCTTCGACGCTTCAGTAACAAGCTTAACAGTTCGCTCTACTGCTTGAGTGTGGCATGGAAAGCTTAGCAAGTTGCTTTGACCGATTGATAGTTGGTTATCAATGGAAGATACCAAAACTGCATTTGACACATTCCTAagtactggaggaggtgatacTACTGTAGAAGACCAGTCGATCATTTCATAGTACTTAGTGGCATTAAAGTTTAGTTTTGGCAAAAGGAACGAGCGCACCGAAGTCTCCGCAGTAGGAGTCTTCTCTCTGGCTTTTAAAATTCTTTGCAACCCGATCTTACGTACATTAAGATTTTCATCTGTGAGCATAGACAAAAGCAAATTTTCAGGATGCGCGAAATAAGCATTGTGTTGAATTACAGGATCAACTACTTTTAAAAGACGTTTTGGCAAGTATCGAGAATTTTTAATCATAGTGAAGACATGTCTCGCACCATCTGTTATTGAATCactcatttttatttgaaaccaAGTAGGTAAATACACTTTCATTATAAATGTAACTATGTGAACTAAGTTTTCGGAGGGCTCTTCACTCGATATGTATAATCTAATGCCACTAAGTACTATGAAATGATCGACTGGTCTTCTACAGTCAATGCGTCAAATGCAGTTTTGGTATCTTCCATTGATAACCAACTATCAATCGGTCAAAGCAACTTGCTAAGCTTTCCATGCCACACTCAAGCAGTAGAGCGAACTGTTAAGTTTGTTACTGAAGCGTCGAAGAAGGTATGTGGTTATCACAATAGGGATGGTTACATACGCTCAACTTTATATTCTCGTTGCAGTTTGCCTAAATTTGAGAACAAGTCCCAGTATACAACagacaaataaaacaaaatcgaaaaacaaaaagaaaattaaaaaaaaaaaacaaaaaaattttaaaaaatctaaaaaaaatcaaaaaaaaatatataaatcattaaaaaaaaaaaaaaaaaatcattaaaaacaaataaaaaaatagcaataaaaaaaatgggatcagATTTTTCACTACGTCCTCGTCGTTGATCCTGGGGAAAGCTGAGCGTGAAAAACAATCGTAATGCATGAAATTTGTactaaaaacttatttattttaaattcttaaaaccACTATTGATTTACCTAATTACgaaaaaaccttttaaatgattcaaaataaatataataataagtaaaactttggaaaattgcgactaaatcgtacttttaagaagttttgaaaattcgGTATTTTCGAAACTTTAAGTGCGATGCGCGAACAGAAGATATTGACcgatttcaaattttttttttgcaaaatgcttGTAGTATTCCGTAGCAAGTTTTCCGCACTATTAGAATTCGATTTGAACAACTTGTTGGAATTCGACCCACCCTACTAAGTAGCCTACACCAAATTAATTGGATATAATTTTCAGGCAAGTTATAATTATGACCTATTTGCCAAATGTATGTGACCCAAATTTAATGTATCTACCTTTAAACGGTTGCTAATTTTGGCTTACACCAAGTTTCCTCGGCTAAAAATTCTCTCTACCTCAGCATTTGAGCAAAATTCACCAGGTCCTCATAGGAGTTGCTGCCGGCAGAATCTGATACAAGGGttgctatatatataatatttctgTCCTTATAATGAAA
The window above is part of the Drosophila ananassae strain 14024-0371.13 chromosome 4 unlocalized genomic scaffold, ASM1763931v2 tig00000054, whole genome shotgun sequence genome. Proteins encoded here:
- the LOC26514693 gene encoding uncharacterized protein LOC26514693, which encodes MKVYLPTWFQIKMSDSITDGARHVFTMIKNSRYLPKRLLKVVDPVIQHNAYFAHPENLLLSMLTDENLNVRKIGLQRILKAREKTPTAETSVRSFLLPKLNFNATKYYEMIDWSSTVVSPPPVLRNVSNAVLVSSIDNQLSIGQSNLLSFPCHTQAVERTVKLVTEASKKFA